ACCCGTATTGTCTGTGCTGTTGTCTGGTTTGGTGTCTCAGCTTTGACGTTCTCTACCTACATGTGGAAACCGCCAGACCCAGATAATAGGTAAACATCTAAccttacattttctctgtgttgctttctgtatgtttttttgctgttttgttaaaaacaaaaaccaaatatgttAAATGAGACAAGACAATAAATGTTTTGGTGTTTTCAGGTGTTTCCACTACAAGAAGCTCCTAGATGCAAAGTGGAGAGCCTACATCAACATGTTGGGGCTGGTAATCTTCTGGATTGTATTCATAGCTCTGATGGTATCTTATGGGAAGATCGCCCTGAAGCTCCTGAAGAAATCAAAAGAGAGACCAGAAATGCCCAACGCACCTCACTACGCTCGAAGCGCCAAGAAgtccttcttcatcctcttcgTCTTCACCTTCTGTTTCGTCCCTTATCACATGTTCAGAATCGTCTACATTGTGACACAGATCACAGAAAGCTCCTGTTTCTTGATTTACTTGGCAGACAAAACCAACGAGGTGGCGTTGTTATTTATTGCCTCCAACAGCTGCCTGGACCCCATCATATATTTCCTGTTATCCTCCTCAGTGAGAAAGGAGATGCTGCACATAGTGAAACGAGTGTTTTGTGTGCATAATGTTGCCATCAGTGAGAGCACCACCTCCTATGAGAACCATGAGATAATTAGACTAGAAGAGTACCGTTAAACATGAAAATTTAATCAGCGTGACAGTATATTCCAATGAGATTTCCCTCGTCTTACATTCTCAGTGAGAGCCTCCGAAAACTAAATCCACTTctaaaatacatattaaaaaaactCTGGTCTACATTGTCAGTTTAGTTTTGgacttctttttaaatacatacataagaAGTGATGTAATTCTCAAACttactgttattttcaaaacatctggTCTTTGTTGAGCACGGCGGTGCCTACTGTTCTCAGGTTATGTGTGCTATTGTGGAAGCTAATAAGCCTGCAAAATAGACCAAACATTAATGCTTTACTTTAATCCAATATCACATAATCAAATAATTACCGGATAATTATTAAGACTTTTTGAGTCCATGTTAGCAGGCTTGTTGTCTCCTTGGGTTTCCAGGATGGACAACAAAGTTGTGGAGTGTGATTTATCAGCCGTGGGCTGCCACCGGGAAacgacagctccaggaatgtacttAATGAATGCTAATGTGCCATCAAATCGAGTCAGAAGCAGTTGTAAGGGTGGAAATGAATGTAGCgttgctttaaaaacaagccTGGGAATAGTTTACTGTACATGTGTAAAAAGCATGAGCCAAGTGTTTACTTAACTCCTTTAGACATGACTAATATGCTGATTTTATGCCGATGTGAATGCACGCCCACCCTTAGAAACCACACCTTCAAGGGtggtgattctccacttccaggatccGGGAACGTCTCATCGTCCatgatggggggaaaaaaaaaaaaaaaaaaaggataccCATTGACTAAAACCGTCACGTACAGCAGCGGAGGCCGCGGCACAGCCGTAATGAGCCATgcacgcacccggtggaaatcaGGGGTTATACTTGTGTAGCGTCTGCGTCATCGCCATAGGCTCAGagtagctctgcagaggcttgAAGCAAACCTCTTCCAGACCAGAGCTGTCGATATACTCAGAAGGtgtgtcccagttcagggtctCCCTAAATTGGGACACACTGAGAGCTGCAACATCTGTTGACCTTGCTGTAAGAGCGGTCacgtgggtcatggagcctccaaTAGTTCCAAACAAAGCCCGTGCTGCTGGACTCTACTACGGAGCAGACAGCAGTGATCGGATTACtgagggtgaaaactaaataaacacataaagatcagacatgatggtcctcattagcctctatatttcttactgctAACTGTCCTTACAATTCACTTTTGTAAGATTAAATGATTAGGTTGATACGGCTTACTTTCATCTATTAAAGCCAGCCGtgtggtagcatgtaatgtccTAGCAGTATGGACTTAAAGTCAAAGACACAATGCAGAAAACACCGAAGATCCCCTTCAGACAGGATTATGTCtttcagctgcatttcaatggcttttatttaaaagtccaaatctgcaccgTCTCTATTAcgctggatttttaaaaaaaaacttgattatgcttagtttatgttcttcccttattatcttgtttttatttttaattatgctCCATATAttcatatgtttttaatgtctttgtataACCATTTGAATCGCCATGTTGTTGAATtttgctgtacaaataaagttgctttgctttgaatgtaaaaggaaaagtctcactgagtaacaacttggtttaactaaaaacCCATCTGAcctactggtgggactggcaccgacaggacaagaaaacaagtgaaacctttcaaaaaacaaactttttattgacaTAAGACAATAGGGCAAATAGGgcataaagtaaataaatcagttttagtgtgcataatgaaatgataaaaataaaccctggggaaggaaaaatgacaaacaaacTGGATGTGGGTGTTCCTGCCTGCTGAtcctgaataaagattttttaatgGCTAAATTAGCTACATAACGAAAATGTagaacagctgtaacatgagctaATATCAATGAGTGTTACCATATAAGTCAACAAGtatgtgtgaaaaagtaatgcaagaataaataaagaagataaaagagtgataaTGTCTAAATAGAGATGCACAGGGAATTggtgaaatataagttaattaggaatAAATTTAGGTGATTATTACGAGGACAAggtagttttaataaatatttaaacaatttaaataaaattcaatgGAGAAAAGTCAGTAGGCTCTGGATAATTACCTAACAGGTCAACCAGTCTGcgattttctattatatgtaatagTTATagaacattttacagacaagaaaacagtcaaTTGTGGTGAACTGTGCAGCATTTGGATACTCCAACCGGTCTGAGAGGGGCTTCCCAATGTACCCAGAATGGAGGAAGAGGTGGCTTGTAATGGT
This DNA window, taken from Melanotaenia boesemani isolate fMelBoe1 chromosome 24, fMelBoe1.pri, whole genome shotgun sequence, encodes the following:
- the LOC121635678 gene encoding probable G-protein coupled receptor 34 — translated: MANPTPTNSIVPANESSTSLDDCTDTSLHVPLAVVYSVICTLGFPGNMVALWVFFSVKKKKNSIHVFLINLVFADLLLVICLPFRIFYHTHNGTWNMHPTLCRIVSCLFYTNMYISIILLGLISVNRYLKINCSVGMQRWLFSPNSTRIVCAVVWFGVSALTFSTYMWKPPDPDNRCFHYKKLLDAKWRAYINMLGLVIFWIVFIALMVSYGKIALKLLKKSKERPEMPNAPHYARSAKKSFFILFVFTFCFVPYHMFRIVYIVTQITESSCFLIYLADKTNEVALLFIASNSCLDPIIYFLLSSSVRKEMLHIVKRVFCVHNVAISESTTSYENHEIIRLEEYR